From a region of the Acetomicrobium sp. S15 = DSM 107314 genome:
- a CDS encoding CoA-binding protein — protein sequence MPLEIIEEFVCKPSKIAVVGASQNRNRPVYGVMTYLKRAGFNVYPVNPSL from the coding sequence TTGCCACTGGAAATCATCGAAGAGTTCGTCTGCAAGCCTTCGAAGATTGCCGTCGTCGGGGCCTCACAAAACCGCAACCGCCCTGTATACGGCGTCATGACATACTTAAAGAGGGCAGGTTTCAACGTATATCCGGTCAACCCTTCTCT